A single genomic interval of Litoreibacter ponti harbors:
- a CDS encoding zinc-dependent peptidase — protein MIPFLSLLALIAAVAFGWEWRRRRRRKALLESRLSPAERARVAELVPIIARLPAALNGPLEGKMRLFLHQTRMIGCDGLEVTDDMRLSIAAQACLLIVNTEAWYSSLRTILIYPSAFKARDESEDGLVVHEEQVRLGESWASGPVVLSWSHAEQGAIDDVDGHNVVLHEFAHQLDALSGKANGIPVLGSSRQMLKWASVFSRAYEEHRQGVMLDRGSVLDPYGAENYAEFFAVTIEVFFEKPARLKEELPEVYGQVSQLLNLDPAGW, from the coding sequence ATGATCCCCTTTCTAAGCCTGTTGGCGCTGATCGCAGCGGTGGCCTTTGGCTGGGAATGGCGGCGTCGGAGGCGTCGCAAGGCTTTGCTGGAAAGCCGCCTGTCCCCTGCGGAGCGCGCGCGGGTGGCAGAACTTGTGCCGATCATTGCGCGCCTGCCTGCGGCGCTCAACGGTCCGCTTGAGGGCAAGATGCGGCTGTTTTTGCATCAGACGCGTATGATTGGTTGCGACGGGCTGGAAGTGACCGATGATATGCGCCTATCCATCGCGGCGCAGGCCTGTTTGCTGATCGTCAACACAGAGGCTTGGTATAGCAGCCTGCGCACGATCCTTATTTATCCCTCGGCGTTCAAGGCGCGCGACGAGAGCGAGGATGGCCTGGTCGTGCATGAGGAGCAGGTTCGGCTGGGCGAAAGCTGGGCCAGTGGCCCGGTGGTTTTGTCCTGGTCACACGCGGAGCAAGGCGCGATCGATGATGTGGATGGGCACAACGTGGTGCTGCACGAATTTGCCCATCAGCTTGATGCCCTGTCAGGCAAGGCAAACGGTATTCCGGTGCTGGGCAGCTCGCGGCAGATGCTAAAATGGGCGTCCGTGTTCTCCCGCGCCTATGAGGAACACCGCCAAGGGGTTATGCTGGACCGCGGATCCGTTCTGGACCCTTACGGCGCAGAGAATTACGCCGAATTCTTCGCCGTGACGATCGAAGTGTTCTTCGAAAAACCCGCGCGGCTGAAAGAAGAACTGCCCGAAGTGTACGGGCAGGTCTCCCAGCTTTTGAACCTTGATCCGGCCGGCTGGTGA
- a CDS encoding ABC transporter ATP-binding protein, with the protein MADLKLTDVGKTYGGAVTVLEHIDLDIKTGELIVFVGPSGCGKSTLLRMIAGLEKITAGELKIDGEVMNDVPPAQRGIAMVFQSYALYPHMTVRDNMAFALKLAKKSQSEIDEAVARAAKVLQLDQYLDRLPKALSGGQRQRVAIGRSIVRDPKVYLFDEPLSNLDASLRVATRIEIAQLKESMPNSTMIYVTHDQVEAMTLASRIVVLANKGIAQVGSPLELYEKPENEFVAQFIGSPAMNLLAGEVTGTGPVTSVALPEGKGTITANIPTTDADVGLKVNVGIRPEDMVATDGENYAYAGTVEILEALGEVTQLYFKKSAPENDPVIAKLAGIHTDVRGKTMHMTADPAKVHLFADGKSLLYR; encoded by the coding sequence ATGGCAGATCTGAAACTGACGGATGTTGGCAAGACCTACGGGGGCGCGGTCACCGTTCTCGAACACATCGATCTCGACATCAAGACCGGCGAGCTGATCGTCTTCGTCGGCCCCTCGGGCTGCGGCAAGTCCACGCTGTTGCGCATGATCGCGGGGCTGGAGAAGATCACCGCGGGCGAGTTGAAGATCGACGGCGAGGTGATGAACGATGTGCCCCCCGCGCAGCGCGGCATCGCCATGGTGTTCCAAAGCTACGCGCTCTACCCGCATATGACCGTGCGGGACAACATGGCCTTCGCGCTGAAGCTCGCCAAGAAGAGCCAGTCCGAGATCGATGAGGCCGTCGCCCGCGCCGCCAAGGTCCTGCAGCTCGATCAATATCTCGACCGCCTGCCCAAGGCGCTGTCGGGCGGTCAGCGCCAGCGGGTGGCCATCGGCCGCTCGATTGTGCGCGACCCGAAGGTGTATCTTTTCGACGAGCCGCTCTCGAACCTTGACGCGTCCCTGCGGGTCGCCACCCGGATCGAAATCGCGCAGCTCAAGGAGAGCATGCCGAACTCCACGATGATCTACGTGACCCACGATCAGGTCGAGGCGATGACGCTCGCCTCGCGCATCGTGGTGCTCGCCAACAAGGGCATCGCGCAGGTCGGCTCCCCGCTGGAGCTGTACGAGAAGCCGGAAAACGAGTTCGTGGCCCAGTTCATCGGCTCCCCAGCCATGAACTTGCTTGCGGGCGAGGTGACGGGCACGGGTCCTGTCACCTCCGTCGCGCTGCCGGAGGGCAAAGGCACGATCACCGCCAACATCCCCACGACTGACGCGGATGTGGGCCTGAAGGTCAATGTCGGCATCCGCCCCGAGGACATGGTCGCCACCGATGGCGAGAACTATGCCTATGCGGGCACGGTCGAGATCCTCGAGGCGCTTGGCGAGGTCACCCAGCTTTACTTCAAGAAGAGCGCCCCGGAAAACGATCCCGTCATCGCCAAACTCGCCGGTATCCACACCGACGTGCGCGGCAAGACGATGCATATGACCGCCGATCCGGCCAAGGTGCATCTCTTCGCCGACGGCAAGTCGCTGCTCTATCGCTAA
- a CDS encoding alpha-glucosidase gives MTKMDPKLKAQSAQDTDWWRGAAIYQIYPRSFQDSNGDGVGDLLGIVSRMPYIATLGVDAIWISPFFMSPMKDFGYDVSDYCDVDPMFGHLSDFDVLVASAHERGIKVIIDLVLSHTSDQHPWFQECAHSRDNDKCDWYVWSDPKPDGTPPNNWLSIFGGPAWSWEPRREQYFLHNFLRSQPDLNFHNPDVQNALLDVARFWLDRGVDGFRLDTINFYFADKELRDNPALPKEQRNASIAPSVNPYNHQEHVYSKNQPENLEFLKRFRALLDEYPGSTTVGEVGDAQRGLEILGEYTSGDDKVHMCYAFEFLSGNTLTAERVVDTMQKLDAAAPDGWACWAFSNHDVVRHITRWGLTPAAHRCFTTLMISLRGSICLYQGEELGLPEADVAFEDLQDPYGIQFWPEFKGRDGCRTPMVWEPSNQNGGFSAAQPWLPVSHDHLMRSVDAQESDPAAPLHHYRNALAFRRAHTALVKGDHSDLAAEGSVLRFTRSHGTESIFCAFNLSDQPATVDMPGGKWLPIGSELGSTGPGPDGKLHLGPWQPCFALKKD, from the coding sequence ATGACCAAAATGGACCCGAAGCTGAAAGCGCAATCGGCGCAGGACACCGATTGGTGGCGCGGTGCGGCGATTTATCAGATCTACCCGCGCAGCTTTCAGGACAGCAATGGCGACGGGGTGGGGGATCTGCTGGGGATCGTCTCCCGCATGCCCTACATCGCAACGCTGGGCGTGGACGCGATCTGGATTTCGCCCTTCTTCATGTCGCCCATGAAGGATTTTGGCTACGACGTCTCCGACTATTGTGACGTGGACCCGATGTTTGGCCACCTGAGCGATTTCGACGTGCTGGTGGCGTCGGCCCATGAACGCGGCATCAAGGTGATCATTGATCTGGTGTTGTCGCATACCTCCGACCAGCACCCGTGGTTTCAGGAATGCGCCCACAGCCGCGACAATGACAAATGCGACTGGTACGTGTGGTCCGATCCCAAGCCCGATGGCACGCCGCCCAATAACTGGCTGTCGATCTTCGGCGGCCCGGCGTGGTCGTGGGAGCCGCGGCGCGAGCAGTATTTCCTGCACAACTTCCTGCGCTCCCAGCCCGATCTGAACTTCCACAACCCGGACGTGCAAAACGCGCTTCTCGATGTGGCGCGGTTCTGGCTCGACCGCGGCGTGGACGGCTTCCGGCTCGACACGATCAACTTCTATTTTGCCGACAAGGAACTGCGGGACAATCCCGCGCTCCCGAAGGAACAGCGCAACGCCTCCATCGCGCCCTCGGTGAACCCCTACAATCACCAAGAACATGTCTACTCAAAGAACCAGCCGGAAAACCTCGAGTTTCTCAAACGCTTCCGCGCACTTCTCGACGAATACCCCGGCTCCACCACGGTGGGCGAGGTGGGCGATGCGCAGCGCGGGCTCGAGATTCTGGGCGAGTACACTTCGGGCGATGACAAGGTGCATATGTGCTATGCGTTCGAGTTCCTTTCGGGCAACACCCTGACGGCAGAGCGGGTCGTGGACACGATGCAAAAGCTCGACGCGGCCGCGCCCGATGGCTGGGCCTGCTGGGCGTTTTCGAACCACGATGTCGTGCGCCACATCACCCGCTGGGGCCTGACGCCCGCGGCCCATCGTTGCTTCACCACGCTGATGATCTCCCTGCGCGGCTCGATCTGCCTGTACCAGGGCGAAGAGCTGGGCCTGCCCGAGGCCGATGTGGCCTTCGAGGATCTGCAAGACCCCTACGGCATCCAGTTCTGGCCGGAATTCAAGGGCCGCGACGGCTGCCGGACGCCGATGGTCTGGGAGCCCAGCAACCAAAATGGCGGCTTCTCCGCCGCGCAGCCGTGGCTGCCGGTCAGCCATGACCACCTGATGCGCTCGGTCGACGCGCAGGAAAGCGACCCGGCGGCCCCGCTGCATCACTACCGCAACGCGCTGGCCTTCCGCCGCGCGCATACGGCGCTGGTGAAGGGCGACCATAGCGACCTGGCGGCCGAAGGCAGCGTTCTGCGCTTCACCCGCAGCCACGGCACGGAGTCGATCTTCTGCGCCTTCAATCTCAGCGACCAGCCCGCCACGGTCGACATGCCCGGCGGCAAATGGCTGCCGATCGGCTCCGAGTTGGGCTCTACCGGGCCCGGGCCCGACGGAAAACTTCATCTTGGGCCCTGGCAGCCCTGCTTTGCGCTCAAGAAAGACTAG
- a CDS encoding carbohydrate ABC transporter permease encodes MDNIAGTKSSLSWAVNISVVLLVVAWLIPTVGLLVSSFRDRDQISASGWWLSPFPVEQNYSVKAPLDDLVVDGDLNTITGNVFGEGSGTVVRFGGRRAAPTEFAAGETADLRRDRTLLVEADGSFVYSSPAEIKREPSIYFSAESPPDFSMGNYETIMASDNMDRAFINTLTVTIPATIIPILIAAFAAYALAWMDFKGRGFLIAMVVGLLVVPLQLALVPLLTLHNQVGIGQSFLGIWMAHTGFGLPLAIYLLRNYMVGLPRDIIESAKVDGATDFQVFTKIVLPLSFPALASFAIFQFLWTWNDLLVAKVFLPSNSESWVMTVKIADDLLGSRGGDWGILAAAAFISIAVPLIVFFTMQRYLVRGLLAGSVK; translated from the coding sequence ATGGATAACATTGCAGGAACCAAAAGCTCACTCTCATGGGCCGTCAACATCTCGGTCGTGCTGCTGGTGGTGGCGTGGCTGATCCCGACCGTCGGCCTGCTGGTCTCCAGCTTCCGGGACCGCGACCAGATCAGCGCCTCTGGCTGGTGGCTGTCACCCTTCCCGGTGGAGCAGAACTATTCCGTCAAAGCGCCGCTTGATGACCTCGTCGTCGATGGTGACCTGAACACCATCACCGGCAATGTCTTTGGCGAGGGCTCCGGCACCGTTGTCCGCTTCGGCGGGCGCCGCGCAGCGCCCACGGAATTCGCCGCAGGCGAGACCGCCGATCTGCGCCGGGACCGCACGCTGCTGGTCGAGGCTGATGGCTCCTTCGTCTACTCGTCGCCCGCCGAGATCAAGCGCGAGCCGTCGATCTACTTCTCGGCCGAAAGCCCGCCCGACTTCTCGATGGGCAATTACGAGACGATCATGGCGTCCGACAATATGGACCGGGCCTTCATCAACACGCTGACGGTGACGATCCCGGCCACAATCATCCCGATTCTGATCGCGGCCTTCGCGGCCTATGCGCTCGCGTGGATGGACTTCAAAGGCCGGGGCTTCCTGATCGCCATGGTGGTGGGCCTGCTGGTCGTGCCGCTGCAATTGGCGCTGGTGCCGCTGCTGACGCTGCACAATCAGGTGGGCATCGGGCAGAGCTTCCTTGGCATCTGGATGGCCCATACGGGCTTTGGATTACCCCTCGCGATATATCTGCTCAGAAACTACATGGTCGGCCTGCCGCGCGATATTATTGAGAGCGCCAAGGTCGACGGGGCCACGGATTTTCAGGTCTTCACCAAGATCGTGCTGCCGCTGTCCTTCCCGGCGCTGGCCAGTTTCGCCATCTTCCAGTTCCTGTGGACCTGGAACGACCTGCTGGTGGCCAAGGTCTTCCTGCCGTCCAACTCGGAAAGCTGGGTGATGACGGTCAAGATCGCCGACGACCTTCTGGGTTCGCGCGGCGGCGACTGGGGCATCTTGGCGGCGGCGGCCTTCATTTCGATCGCGGTGCCGCTGATCGTCTTCTTCACAATGCAACGCTACCTGGTGCGCGGCCTGTTGGCCGGCTCCGTCAAATAA
- a CDS encoding carbohydrate ABC transporter permease, which translates to MSPMLQGFMTIVIGVGGCVAYFYFSNLFIDKILFPPRAMNQEQVKTRRLVGLVAIAVFALLMAVAIAAIFRSVLPAGLTNLLVTPALSIIYLFYSVGGALGAWLLVILVALVVLFAPWGRLPKAGLTLGDNINRANMLRPWLFLFPAIAALGLYLVYPVVGSFWRSLYNRAGDEFIGFGNYAVMFSDDGFQTALLNNFLWVLFVPAASTFFGLLVAQLTDRLSWGNIAKSLIFMPMAISFVGASLIWKFVYANNPDIGMINAIRETLGMASLDPMQVPFWNNFFLMFILVWIQTGFAMVILSGALRGIPEETIEAAIIDGANPFQVFFKIKVPQIMGTIVVVWTTITILVLKVFDIVYTMTGGNFGTDILPSYMMSYMFRDDGRATAVAFVIMIIVLPVMIWNIRQARAEMR; encoded by the coding sequence ATGTCTCCAATGCTTCAAGGCTTCATGACCATCGTCATCGGCGTCGGCGGGTGCGTGGCCTACTTCTACTTCTCCAATCTCTTCATCGACAAGATCCTGTTCCCGCCGCGTGCGATGAACCAGGAGCAGGTCAAAACGCGCCGCCTCGTTGGCCTCGTCGCCATTGCAGTCTTCGCGCTGTTGATGGCGGTGGCGATCGCGGCGATCTTCCGCTCGGTCTTGCCTGCGGGGCTGACGAACTTGCTGGTCACTCCGGCCTTGTCGATCATCTATCTGTTCTACTCGGTCGGAGGCGCGCTTGGCGCGTGGCTTCTCGTGATCCTCGTGGCGCTGGTGGTTTTGTTCGCGCCTTGGGGCCGCTTGCCCAAGGCGGGGCTGACCCTTGGGGATAACATCAACCGCGCCAACATGCTGCGCCCTTGGTTGTTCTTGTTCCCGGCAATTGCGGCTCTTGGCCTATATCTGGTCTACCCGGTGGTCGGCTCCTTCTGGCGCTCGCTTTACAACAGGGCGGGCGACGAGTTCATCGGCTTTGGCAACTACGCAGTTATGTTCTCCGACGATGGCTTCCAGACGGCGCTGTTGAACAATTTCCTATGGGTGCTTTTCGTGCCCGCGGCTTCCACATTCTTCGGCCTTCTCGTGGCGCAGCTGACAGACCGGCTCAGCTGGGGCAACATTGCCAAGTCGCTGATCTTCATGCCCATGGCGATCTCGTTTGTGGGCGCGTCGCTGATCTGGAAGTTCGTCTACGCCAACAACCCAGACATCGGCATGATCAACGCCATCCGGGAAACGCTGGGCATGGCCAGCCTCGACCCGATGCAGGTGCCATTCTGGAACAACTTCTTCCTGATGTTCATCCTTGTGTGGATCCAGACGGGCTTTGCCATGGTGATCCTGTCGGGCGCCCTGCGCGGCATCCCCGAAGAGACCATCGAGGCCGCCATCATCGACGGCGCCAACCCGTTTCAGGTGTTCTTCAAGATCAAGGTGCCGCAGATCATGGGCACCATAGTCGTGGTCTGGACCACGATCACCATCCTTGTGCTTAAGGTCTTCGACATCGTCTACACGATGACCGGGGGCAATTTCGGCACCGACATCCTGCCCAGCTACATGATGAGTTACATGTTCCGCGATGATGGCCGCGCCACGGCGGTGGCCTTCGTAATCATGATCATCGTGCTGCCGGTCATGATCTGGAACATACGCCAAGCCCGCGCGGAGATGAGATAA
- a CDS encoding ABC transporter substrate-binding protein, whose protein sequence is MTKRLYTSVAIVALTSSAAVADGHLSFGTDGGPFTWDSYNAFAEANDLSGQELSITGPWTGNEKEKVEKIIAYFNQATGASASYSGSDSFEADIVVSARSGSAPNLAVFPQPGLAADMASQGLLTPLPDGTADWVRDNFAAGQSWVDLGTYAGADGNEDLYGMFYRVDVKSLVWYSPVAFDEAGYDIPETMEELKALTDQIVEDGETPWCIGLGSGAATGWPATDWVEDMMLRTNSPADYDAWVSNEMKFDDPKVIAAIEEFGAFARNNDYVDGGAEAVASTDFRDSPGGLFSIPPKCYMHRQASFIPAFFPEGTEMGEDVDFFYFPAYADKDLGKPVLGAGTLFAITNPSDAANAMIEFLKLPIAHEMWMAQGGFLTPHTGVNPEAYADDSLRAQGDILLNATTFRFDASDLMPGEIGAGAFWTGMVDYTTGKDAGEVAAGIQERWDAIQ, encoded by the coding sequence ATGACAAAACGACTCTACACGTCCGTCGCGATTGTGGCTCTGACGAGCTCTGCGGCGGTCGCGGACGGGCACCTGTCCTTCGGGACCGATGGCGGCCCCTTCACCTGGGACAGCTATAACGCGTTTGCCGAGGCCAATGATCTGTCCGGGCAGGAACTGTCGATCACCGGGCCGTGGACCGGCAATGAAAAGGAGAAGGTCGAGAAGATCATCGCCTATTTCAACCAAGCCACCGGCGCCTCCGCCAGTTATTCCGGCTCTGACAGCTTCGAGGCCGACATCGTCGTCTCCGCGCGCTCCGGCTCCGCGCCGAACCTGGCCGTGTTCCCGCAGCCGGGTCTGGCCGCTGACATGGCAAGCCAGGGCCTGCTCACCCCGCTGCCAGACGGCACGGCGGACTGGGTGCGCGACAACTTTGCCGCCGGTCAGTCCTGGGTCGATTTGGGCACCTATGCGGGCGCGGATGGCAACGAAGATCTCTACGGCATGTTCTACCGCGTCGATGTGAAGTCGCTGGTCTGGTATTCGCCCGTGGCGTTTGACGAGGCAGGCTATGACATCCCCGAGACGATGGAAGAGCTCAAGGCGCTGACCGATCAGATCGTGGAAGACGGCGAGACGCCGTGGTGCATTGGTCTGGGATCTGGCGCTGCCACAGGCTGGCCCGCGACCGACTGGGTCGAGGACATGATGCTGCGCACCAACAGCCCGGCCGATTATGACGCCTGGGTCTCCAACGAGATGAAGTTCGACGACCCGAAAGTTATCGCGGCCATCGAAGAGTTCGGCGCATTCGCCCGCAATAACGACTATGTGGACGGCGGGGCAGAGGCCGTGGCCTCCACCGACTTCCGCGACAGCCCCGGTGGTCTCTTCTCGATCCCGCCCAAGTGCTACATGCACCGTCAGGCGTCCTTCATCCCGGCCTTCTTCCCGGAAGGCACCGAGATGGGCGAAGACGTGGACTTCTTCTACTTCCCTGCCTACGCCGACAAGGATCTCGGCAAGCCGGTTCTGGGGGCAGGGACGCTGTTTGCGATCACCAACCCGTCTGACGCGGCCAATGCGATGATCGAGTTCCTGAAACTGCCCATCGCCCACGAGATGTGGATGGCGCAGGGCGGCTTCCTGACACCGCATACCGGCGTCAATCCCGAAGCCTATGCCGATGACAGCCTGCGCGCGCAGGGCGACATTCTGCTCAATGCCACGACGTTCCGCTTCGACGCATCGGATCTGATGCCGGGCGAGATCGGCGCAGGCGCGTTCTGGACAGGCATGGTGGATTACACCACCGGCAAGGATGCGGGCGAAGTCGCCGCGGGCATCCAGGAACGCTGGGACGCAATCCAGTAA
- a CDS encoding LacI family DNA-binding transcriptional regulator — protein sequence MNLRELSELLGLSQTTVSRALNGYPEVKEATRARVMEAARAHDYRPNPRAKSLATGRTMSIAHVIPLSNQHEMVNAVFADFIAGAGESYAERGYDMRLSVVADADETAAYRRLAESGSVDGVIVHGPTVDEPRIALLHELGLPFVVHGRSSNCRTPYSWLDVNNRSAFQRATEFLLDLGHTRIGLLNGIEAMDFAMRRRLGYTGALEARGIEPDPQIMRASEMTEPFGFEATHQMMKIGDPPTAFLAASFLVALGIRRAVEERGLTIGKDVSIICFDDALSYFPNGGRTPIFTATRSSVREAGRAAGRMLIDKIEADDPTLFPTELWEADLVVGSSTGPAPHSSISAKARR from the coding sequence ATGAACCTGCGCGAATTATCAGAGCTTCTGGGTCTGTCCCAGACTACCGTTAGCCGCGCGCTGAACGGCTATCCGGAGGTCAAGGAAGCCACCCGCGCGCGGGTGATGGAGGCCGCGCGCGCCCATGACTATCGCCCCAATCCGCGCGCCAAGAGCCTCGCCACCGGGCGCACAATGTCCATCGCCCATGTCATTCCGCTGTCCAACCAGCATGAAATGGTAAACGCGGTGTTTGCCGATTTCATCGCGGGCGCGGGCGAAAGTTACGCCGAGCGCGGCTATGACATGCGGCTGAGCGTCGTGGCCGATGCAGACGAGACCGCCGCCTATCGGCGTCTGGCCGAATCCGGCTCCGTCGACGGAGTGATCGTGCACGGACCGACGGTGGACGAACCACGCATCGCGCTGCTGCACGAGCTGGGATTGCCCTTCGTGGTCCATGGCCGCTCAAGCAATTGCAGGACGCCCTATAGCTGGCTCGACGTCAACAATCGCTCCGCCTTCCAGCGCGCGACAGAATTTCTGCTTGATCTTGGTCACACGCGGATCGGGCTCTTGAACGGGATCGAGGCGATGGACTTCGCCATGCGCCGCCGCCTTGGATATACGGGCGCGCTGGAGGCCCGCGGAATCGAGCCCGACCCGCAGATCATGCGCGCCTCCGAGATGACGGAGCCGTTCGGCTTTGAGGCCACCCATCAGATGATGAAGATCGGCGACCCGCCCACGGCCTTCCTCGCCGCCTCCTTCCTTGTGGCACTCGGCATCCGCCGGGCGGTTGAAGAACGCGGCCTAACCATCGGGAAAGACGTCTCAATCATCTGCTTTGACGATGCGCTTTCCTACTTTCCCAATGGCGGACGCACGCCGATTTTCACGGCCACGCGGTCCTCGGTGCGCGAAGCCGGACGCGCGGCTGGACGGATGCTGATCGACAAGATCGAGGCCGACGATCCGACCCTGTTCCCCACCGAGCTGTGGGAGGCGGATCTGGTCGTGGGCAGTTCCACCGGCCCTGCCCCGCACAGCTCCATCTCCGCAAAGGCCCGCCGATGA
- a CDS encoding GH1 family beta-glucosidase — MTFRRSDFPDGFLFAAATSSYQIEGHAQGGAGRTHWDDFAATPGNVVRAENGDRACDHYTRYEEDLDLMAAMGLDAYRFSTSWARVLPEGRGTPNPEGLDFYDRLVDAMLARDLKPMATLYHWELPSPLADLGGWRNPDISHWFADYTRVIMDRIGDRMFSVAPINEPWCVGWLSHFLGHHAPGLRDIRATAHAMHHVMTGHGRAVEVLRDLGVRNVGAVCNFEYAHPSDDSPEAARAAELYDGYYNRFFLGGLFKGAYPEDVMKGLETHMPKGWQDDFPLIGQKLDWLGLNYYTCKRIAPVDGPWPSHAEVEGPLPKTQMEWEIYPDGLHHFLTWVDREYTKGLPLYVTENGMANPDVVGQDDDARIDYLNQHIAAALRALDDGAPLKGYTFWSLLDNYEWALGYEKRFGLVHVDFDTLERTPKASYHALARALKA, encoded by the coding sequence ATGACGTTCCGCCGCAGCGACTTCCCGGACGGCTTCCTGTTCGCAGCCGCGACCTCATCCTACCAGATCGAGGGCCACGCCCAGGGCGGCGCCGGGCGCACCCATTGGGACGACTTTGCCGCGACGCCGGGCAATGTGGTGCGCGCCGAAAACGGCGATCGCGCCTGTGACCACTACACCCGTTACGAGGAAGATCTGGACCTGATGGCCGCGATGGGCCTTGATGCCTACCGCTTCTCGACCTCTTGGGCGCGCGTGTTGCCAGAAGGGCGCGGCACGCCGAACCCCGAGGGGCTCGACTTCTACGACCGGCTGGTCGACGCGATGCTCGCGCGGGATCTCAAGCCCATGGCGACGCTCTATCACTGGGAGCTGCCCTCGCCGCTGGCCGATCTCGGGGGCTGGCGGAACCCCGACATCTCGCATTGGTTTGCCGACTACACCCGCGTAATCATGGACCGGATCGGTGACCGCATGTTCTCGGTGGCACCAATCAACGAGCCGTGGTGCGTCGGCTGGCTGAGCCATTTTCTGGGCCACCACGCACCGGGCCTGCGCGACATCCGCGCCACCGCCCACGCGATGCACCATGTGATGACCGGGCACGGACGCGCGGTGGAGGTCCTGCGCGATCTGGGCGTGCGCAATGTCGGCGCGGTGTGCAATTTCGAATACGCCCACCCCTCCGATGACAGCCCGGAGGCCGCGCGCGCGGCCGAGCTCTATGACGGCTACTACAACCGCTTTTTCCTGGGCGGCCTGTTCAAGGGCGCCTACCCCGAGGATGTGATGAAGGGGCTGGAGACCCACATGCCAAAAGGCTGGCAGGATGACTTCCCTCTGATCGGGCAAAAGCTCGATTGGCTGGGGCTCAATTATTATACCTGCAAGCGCATCGCCCCCGTGGACGGGCCATGGCCTTCCCACGCAGAGGTCGAAGGCCCCCTGCCCAAAACCCAGATGGAGTGGGAGATTTACCCCGACGGGCTGCACCATTTCCTGACCTGGGTCGACCGTGAGTATACGAAAGGCCTGCCGCTCTATGTGACGGAGAACGGCATGGCGAACCCGGATGTGGTGGGGCAAGACGATGACGCGCGGATCGACTACCTCAATCAGCACATCGCCGCGGCCTTGCGCGCCCTGGACGACGGCGCGCCGCTGAAAGGCTACACATTCTGGTCGCTTCTGGACAATTACGAATGGGCGCTCGGCTACGAGAAACGCTTCGGTCTGGTGCATGTCGACTTCGACACCCTTGAGCGCACGCCAAAAGCATCTTACCACGCCCTTGCCCGCGCGCTGAAAGCCTGA
- a CDS encoding glucokinase, which produces MTRTADTCTLVADIGGTNTRVALAEGATLRTDTVTRYKNTDYPGLETVLRAFIDAQGGLDCAGACIAIAGPVKDGRGTMTNLDWEIDEATLARATGADTACLLNDLQAQGHALGHLPDGAVTPLVRIEEPARDPKATKLVVGVGTGFNAAPVFETPWGRHVPPSESGHANLPVRAEDELRMIRHFETSHGFPAVEDMLSGRGFERVYSFLSAEAGTPSEARAADIMAGFEDGSDPVAARAAEMFVRMLGTVTGNLCLIQLPFGGVFFAGGVARAFSKHFATLGFAQAFRDKGRFAGFMGNFEVGLIEDDYAALTGCATYLAAKG; this is translated from the coding sequence ATGACCCGCACCGCTGACACTTGCACATTGGTCGCCGATATCGGTGGCACCAACACCCGCGTCGCCTTGGCCGAAGGCGCGACGCTGCGGACCGACACGGTTACGCGCTACAAGAACACCGACTACCCCGGGCTCGAGACCGTGCTGCGCGCTTTCATCGACGCCCAGGGCGGGCTGGATTGCGCAGGGGCCTGCATCGCGATTGCGGGGCCCGTGAAGGACGGGCGCGGCACAATGACCAATCTCGATTGGGAGATCGACGAGGCGACACTTGCGCGCGCGACCGGGGCCGACACCGCATGCCTTCTGAATGACCTGCAGGCACAGGGCCACGCACTTGGCCATTTGCCCGACGGTGCCGTGACGCCGCTGGTGCGGATCGAAGAGCCCGCCCGCGACCCGAAAGCCACCAAGCTGGTCGTGGGCGTCGGCACGGGGTTCAACGCAGCGCCGGTGTTCGAGACCCCGTGGGGCCGCCACGTCCCGCCGTCCGAGAGCGGCCACGCCAACCTGCCCGTGCGCGCCGAGGACGAGCTGCGCATGATCCGCCACTTTGAGACCTCCCACGGCTTTCCCGCAGTCGAAGACATGCTGTCGGGCCGCGGCTTCGAGCGGGTCTACAGCTTCCTGTCCGCCGAGGCCGGCACCCCGTCAGAGGCGCGCGCGGCAGATATCATGGCGGGGTTCGAGGATGGATCGGACCCGGTCGCGGCCCGCGCGGCCGAGATGTTCGTGCGCATGCTCGGCACCGTGACCGGCAACCTGTGCCTAATCCAGCTGCCCTTCGGCGGCGTGTTCTTTGCGGGCGGCGTGGCGCGCGCCTTCTCCAAGCATTTCGCGACGCTGGGCTTCGCGCAGGCCTTCCGCGACAAGGGCCGGTTCGCGGGCTTCATGGGCAATTTCGAGGTTGGGCTGATCGAGGACGATTATGCCGCCCTCACCGGCTGCGCCACGTATCTCGCCGCAAAAGGCTAG